AGAGCTGGCGCTGGGTAAACCGTTTAAACAGGCCATTGCCGACGGTTTTACGAATGCCTACTCGTCGATCATTGATTCGAACGTAACCACCTTGTTGACCGGGGTTATCCTGTTTATTTTCGGAACGGGCCTGATTCTTGGTTTCGCTACCACGCTGGTCATCGGTATTCTGACTTCGTTGTTTGCCGCTATTTTCATCACCCGGATCATTCTGGAGCAGTATGTAAAAGACGGCAAAACGCTGGCCTTCGGGACCAACTGGTCAAAGAATCTCTTTAAGGATTCGGCTTTCGACTTCGTATCGCGTCGTAAACTGTATTACACGATTTCATCGACGATCATTGCGTTGGGTATCCTTTCCGTTGTCTTCAAAGGATTCGGTCTGGGTGTTGACTTCAAAGGGGGCCGTTCCTACGTCGTTCGTTTTGAGAAAAGCGTGAGTACGGACGATGTCCGCAATGCACTGGAAAATGAGTTACCGGGTTCGCTGGAAGTGAAAACATACGGTGGTACCGGTGTGGGGGGAGCTAATCAGGTTCGGGTAACGACCAGCTATCTGGCGGACGCTACCAATCCCGAATCCGATAAGCAAACAGAAGCAAAACTGCTGGCCGGTATTGCTAAAATCCAGGGAAACAAAGGAAGCATTGAAAGCTCCCAGAAAGTAGGCCCGGCCATCGCCAATGATTTGATTTATTCGGCGCTTTGGTCAATCCTGCTGGCTGTTGCGGTTGTATTTGGTTACATCCTGATTCGGTTCAAGAAGCTGGCATTCGGTTACGGAGCCGTGGTTGCCCTGTTCCACGACGTTCTGATTATCTTGGCAATCTTCTCAATTGGTAACGGTTTTCTGCCGTTCTCACTGGATGTTGACCAGGCGTTTATCGGTGCCTTGCTGACGATTATGGGGTATTCAATGAACGATACGGTTGTGGTCTTCGACCGGGTTCGGGAATACCTGCGGGATACGAAAGGCCGGAAAGAAAGCATTGCCGTCATTATCAACAACGCCTTGAACAGTACGCTGAGCCGGACGGCCGTGACGGGTCTTTCTACGATGCTGGTGTTGATCGTGTTGTTTATTTTCGGTGGTGAAACCATTCGCGGTTTCTCGTTCGCGATGCTGATCGGGGTTATCGTGGGAACTTATTCTTCGTTGTTCGTAGCAACTCCGATTGTGGTTGATGCGCTGAGTAAGGACCAACTGAACGACACGCCGACGACGCCCGAAATTGCGGCAAAACCCACAAAAACGGCGCGTGCATAACACGTGATTTTGGCGAAAAAGCTGGACTGTGAAGTTCAGCTTTTTCGTTTTTCTGCGAATTATTTTGTAGCATTACTGGTATATTCGCCAATTAATATTTCGTCAACATTTATACTAGTCCCTAAACGTTCTTTCCTACATGGAAACCAAAACCCCAGTCAATGACCGGAGTGTCTGGCGCAAAAAGCCAATGTACCTGTTTGAACAGGACATTCAAAAGAGTGAATTAAAGCGGGTTCTGGGTAAATGGAGCCTAACCGCCATTGGAATCGGCGCTATTATCGGGGGCGGGATTTTCGTGTTAACCGGAACGGCCGCTCACTACCATGCCGGTCCGGCCCTGGCATTGTCGTTTATCGTTGCCGGTATTGGCTGTATTTTCGCGGCACTTTGTTACGGTGAGTTTGCTTCCATGCTGCCGGTAGAAGGCTCGGCCTACGCCTATGCTTACGGAACCATCGGCGAATTGTTTGCCTGGGCGATTGGCTGGGGCCTGATCCTGGAATATGCCATGGGCGCCATGACAGTTGCCGTTAGCTGGTCGGGTTATTTCAATAAACTGCTTCACCTCTTCGGTATCGATATTCCTTTCTGGTTACGCAACGATCCGGTTTCGGCCGCTAACTATGCGCAGCAAAACGGTCTGGCCGACCCAGGATTTGCCATCAACTTACCCGCTTTCCTGATCGTCTGGCTGGTTACGTACATCCTGATAAAAGGAATCAAAGAAGCCGCCAACACCAACAACATGATCGTGATTTTGAAAGTAGCCGCCGTTATTTTCGTCATTGTGGTCGGGGTGTTTTATGTCGTCCCGGAAAACTGGAAACCGTTCATTCCCGAACCGACTACCATTCCGGGTGAAGACGGGCAGCCCCATGAAGCCTACGGCTGGGGAGGGGTGCTCAGTGGTGCTTCGGCTATCTTCTTCGCCTACATCGGTTTTGATGCCGTCTCGACCCAGGCCGGGGAAGCCGTCAATCCGCGTAAAGACATGCCGTTTGCCATCATTGCCTCGCTACTGGTTTGTACGATTTTATACATCCTTGTTTCGCTGGTCCTGACCGGTATGATCAATTACCAGGACATTGTTGGTGATGCGCTGAAGGCCCCGGTGGCTTATGCCTTCGATAAAGCCGGACAAGGTTGGGCGGTATTCATCATTACCCTGGCGGCTACGGTTGGTCTGGTGTCGGTGATGCTGGTGATGATGCTGGGTCAAACCCGCGTGTTCCTGGGCATGGCCAAAGACGGCTTACTACCGGGCTTCTTCCGCGAGATTCACCCGACGTTTAAAACCCCCTGGAAAAGCACCATTCTGGTCGGAACGATTGTTTCTATTGTAGCGGCTTTTACGCCCATTAGCCTGTTGGGCGACATGACCAGCTTCGGAACGCTGTTTGCCTTTGCTATGGTTTGTCTGGCCGTCTGGATTCTGCGTCGCCGTGATCCGGAACGGGAGCGCCCGTTTAAAGCTCCGGCGCTAAACATTATTGCTCCACTGGGGATTATTGTCAATACGATTCTGATTTTCAACCTAAGCGGATTGGCCCAGCAACTGGCGATTGTCTGGCTGCTCTTGGGGATGATTGTTTATTTTGCCTACAGTCGGCGTCACAGTAAACTGAATGATCTGTAAAACATTAATTCTTATTGCCAAGTCTGGAAAAGCCTCCCGTTCGAATACGGGGGGCTTTTCTGCTTATTCTATAGGCTATACGATAAATTCCCGAATGAATGAACCTGACTGACCTGATCGGTTACGGAGCCGCCGTAGTGGCCGGGCTGGTCATCGGTCTGGCGGGCGGGGGCGGTTCCATTCTGACGGTGCCGATTTTTGTGTATCTGTTTCAGATTCCGCCCGTTCTGGCCACTTCCTACTCGCTGTTTGTCGTGGGTTCGACGTCGCTGGTGGGCTCAATCAGCTACGCCCTGAAAAAGCAGGTCGATTTTACGGTAACGGCGGCTTTTGCGGTTCCTTCGTTCTTTTCGGTTTTCCTGACCCGGCGACTGCTGGTTCCGGCCATCCCGGATCCCCTGTTTCATTTCGGCTCGGTGAGCTTACCGAAAGACGAAGCCATTCTCTATTTTTTCGCCTTTGTCATGATCCTGGCAGCGCAGGCGATGATTCGTCAGCCTAATCTGACGCAGTCCACTCCCGGTCGCCCCCGCCTGGGTTTGCTGGCGCTGGACGGGCTGGGTGTTGGTGTGCTGACGGGAACTATCGGTGCCGGGGGTGGGTTTCTGATTGTGCCCATGCTGGTGCTATTGGCGGGTTTGCCCATTCGGCGGGCCGTGGCAACGTCGGTTCTGATCATTGCCGTTAATTCGTTTGTTGGGTTTTCGGGTGATCTGCACCGACGGGATCTGGATTGGTCCTTTTTACTGGAATTTACAGCTTTTTCCATCTGTGGAATCCTGCTCGGCATCTACCTGGCCCGGTTCGTATCCCCGGTTTATTTAAAACGCGGTTTTGGTAGCTTGGTACTATTCGTTGCGGTGTATATGCTGCTTAAAGAAATTAACAAATCATGATTGTTGAACAACTGTATACGGGGTGTCTGGCTCAGGGAGCCTACTACCTGGAAAGTGAGGGTGAAGCTGCCGTCATTGATCCCCTGCGGGATACCGACACCTATTTAAAAAAAGCTGAGCGGAACGGTGCTAAAATCAAATACGTTTTTGAGACGCATTTCCACGCCGATTTTGTTTCTGGTCACCTGGATTTGTCCAGGAAAACCGGGGCACCCATCATTTACGGGCCGAATTCTCCAACCCACTTCGAAGCCCATCATGCCAAGGACGGCGAGGTGTTTAAATTGGGGAAAATTAGCATCAAAGTTTTGCATACGCCCGGGCACACGCTCGAATCCACTACGTACCTGCTCATCGACGAAACCGGTAAAAACCGCGCCATCTTTACGGGAGATACGCTGTTCATCGGGGATGTGGGCCGCCCGGATCTGGCCATCAAAGGCGACCTGAGTGAGGAAGATCTGGCGGGGTTGCTCTACGACAGCCTGCATACGAAGATCATTCCGCTGGAAGACGATGTGGTCGTTTATCCGGCCCACGGTGCCGGATCGGCCTGCGGAAAAAACATGAGTAAGGAAACCACGGATACACTCGGCAATCAGAAGCGCTTCAATTACGCACTCCGGGCGCAGACGAAAGAAGCGTTTACCAAAGCCGTGCTCGATGGCCTAACCAAAGCGCCCGCTTATTTCGCCGAAAACGCGCGGTTGAACAAGGAAGGGTACGAAGCCATCGACGAGGTGATGGATCGCGGAGACCGTGCGCTTTCGCCCGATGCGTTTGAAGCGGCCGTCAACGAAACCGGTGCGCTGGTGCTCGACGTACGTGACGCACCGGAGTTTGCCAAAGGATTTATCCCCAATTCAATTAATATCGGCCTGAACGGCCAGTTTGCGCCCTGGGTTGGGGCCTTGATCCCGGATTTGAAGCAGCGCATCGCGCTGGTAACCCCCGTTGGCCAGGAAGAAGAAACAGTTCGGCGGTTGGCCCGGGTTGGTTATGACCAGAGCATGGGTTACCTCGACGGTGGTTTTGCCTCTTGGCAGCAAGCGGGCAAAGAAGTGGATACCGTTGAATCCATTTCAGCGGAGCAATTTGCTGAACGCTATCCGCAAGGTCAGGTAGTGGATGTTCGTAAACCCGACGAGTTTGCTGCCGAACACGTTCAAGGCGCTGAAAACCTACCACTGGATAATCTGAACGATCACATGGCGGAAGTCAGCAAAACCAAACCGGTTTACGTACACTGCGCGGGCGGTTATCGTTCCATGGTAGCGGCCTCCATTCTGAAAGCCCGTGGCTTCGACAATCTGGTGAATGTGGAAGGCGGTATGTCGGCCATCAAAAAGACCGGCCAGGTTCCCGTTGCCAGCGAAGTGCCTGCCCATTGATGGAAAAACGCCCTACACTAGTCTGTCGAATATGAAGCGTAAAAAGCGCAGCCGCGGAATCCGCGGCTGCGCTTTTTATTTTTTCAGCTCGTTCAGTTCGTCAAGCTGAACGGTATTGAAATGACGGTAGACCTGCAGGATGATGGCCAGCGCGATGGCCGCTTCGGCAGCCGCCACAATCATCACAAAGAGGCTGAACAGCTGTCCTTGCAGCCGTTCCGGATCGTTTTGGCTAAACGCGATCAGGTTCAGGTTGACAGCGTTCAGCATCAGTTCAATGCCCATCAGCACCATAACCGCGTGACGTTTCAGAAGCACAATAGCCAGGCCGATGCTGAACAGCGCGGCTCCGACGAGCAGAAATATTCCGGAGTTCATTTCCATCTTCAACTCATTTATTTCTTGACGAACTGGCAATGGTTGTGGCCCCGATCAGTGCCACCAGCAGCAACACCCCCGCAATTTCAAACGGAACCAGGTATTCGGTCATCAGTTGCCGCCCAATCGTATCCACCGTTGGGCGGTAGGTCGAAGCTCCTTGCTGAAGCAGCACGTAGTCACCCCGCACCAGAGCCGTGTATAGTACACTGAAAATGCCTCCGGCCACCAGCAACGCCCACAGCCAGCTTCGGTGCTGAGTCAGGATGTAGTTGGGCTGCGTGTACTCCGTTTGTTGGGACTGGTTTTTATGGGTAAGCATCACACCGAAAATGATCAGCACCAGCACCCCGCCAACATAAATCATGATTTGCGAAACGGCCAGAAAATCGGCGCCCGCCAGCACAAACAGCCCGGCAACGCCGAGCAGGGTCAGCAGCAGAAAGAAGGCCGCGTACAGGACATTCTTTGTCAGCAAAACCGTCAGCGCCGAGCCAAGTGTGAAAAGAACAAACAGATAAAAAACAATCTGAACCACGGTTATACGGGATAATTAGGATTCG
This Larkinella insperata DNA region includes the following protein-coding sequences:
- a CDS encoding sulfite exporter TauE/SafE family protein, translating into MNLTDLIGYGAAVVAGLVIGLAGGGGSILTVPIFVYLFQIPPVLATSYSLFVVGSTSLVGSISYALKKQVDFTVTAAFAVPSFFSVFLTRRLLVPAIPDPLFHFGSVSLPKDEAILYFFAFVMILAAQAMIRQPNLTQSTPGRPRLGLLALDGLGVGVLTGTIGAGGGFLIVPMLVLLAGLPIRRAVATSVLIIAVNSFVGFSGDLHRRDLDWSFLLEFTAFSICGILLGIYLARFVSPVYLKRGFGSLVLFVAVYMLLKEINKS
- a CDS encoding MBL fold metallo-hydrolase encodes the protein MIVEQLYTGCLAQGAYYLESEGEAAVIDPLRDTDTYLKKAERNGAKIKYVFETHFHADFVSGHLDLSRKTGAPIIYGPNSPTHFEAHHAKDGEVFKLGKISIKVLHTPGHTLESTTYLLIDETGKNRAIFTGDTLFIGDVGRPDLAIKGDLSEEDLAGLLYDSLHTKIIPLEDDVVVYPAHGAGSACGKNMSKETTDTLGNQKRFNYALRAQTKEAFTKAVLDGLTKAPAYFAENARLNKEGYEAIDEVMDRGDRALSPDAFEAAVNETGALVLDVRDAPEFAKGFIPNSINIGLNGQFAPWVGALIPDLKQRIALVTPVGQEEETVRRLARVGYDQSMGYLDGGFASWQQAGKEVDTVESISAEQFAERYPQGQVVDVRKPDEFAAEHVQGAENLPLDNLNDHMAEVSKTKPVYVHCAGGYRSMVAASILKARGFDNLVNVEGGMSAIKKTGQVPVASEVPAH
- a CDS encoding APC family permease; this translates as METKTPVNDRSVWRKKPMYLFEQDIQKSELKRVLGKWSLTAIGIGAIIGGGIFVLTGTAAHYHAGPALALSFIVAGIGCIFAALCYGEFASMLPVEGSAYAYAYGTIGELFAWAIGWGLILEYAMGAMTVAVSWSGYFNKLLHLFGIDIPFWLRNDPVSAANYAQQNGLADPGFAINLPAFLIVWLVTYILIKGIKEAANTNNMIVILKVAAVIFVIVVGVFYVVPENWKPFIPEPTTIPGEDGQPHEAYGWGGVLSGASAIFFAYIGFDAVSTQAGEAVNPRKDMPFAIIASLLVCTILYILVSLVLTGMINYQDIVGDALKAPVAYAFDKAGQGWAVFIITLAATVGLVSVMLVMMLGQTRVFLGMAKDGLLPGFFREIHPTFKTPWKSTILVGTIVSIVAAFTPISLLGDMTSFGTLFAFAMVCLAVWILRRRDPERERPFKAPALNIIAPLGIIVNTILIFNLSGLAQQLAIVWLLLGMIVYFAYSRRHSKLNDL
- the nuoK gene encoding NADH-quinone oxidoreductase subunit NuoK; the protein is MEMNSGIFLLVGAALFSIGLAIVLLKRHAVMVLMGIELMLNAVNLNLIAFSQNDPERLQGQLFSLFVMIVAAAEAAIALAIILQVYRHFNTVQLDELNELKK
- a CDS encoding NADH-quinone oxidoreductase subunit J family protein, giving the protein MVQIVFYLFVLFTLGSALTVLLTKNVLYAAFFLLLTLLGVAGLFVLAGADFLAVSQIMIYVGGVLVLIIFGVMLTHKNQSQQTEYTQPNYILTQHRSWLWALLVAGGIFSVLYTALVRGDYVLLQQGASTYRPTVDTIGRQLMTEYLVPFEIAGVLLLVALIGATTIASSSRNK